One stretch of Arachis hypogaea cultivar Tifrunner chromosome 20, arahy.Tifrunner.gnm2.J5K5, whole genome shotgun sequence DNA includes these proteins:
- the LOC140183214 gene encoding protein FAR1-RELATED SEQUENCE 5-like, protein MAGAIRKVLPDTVHRWCIWHIMKKSQFKLGGYARYGELNAMMKHIVWNSPLTESFKVDLAGFIKQFNLGQNRWLADLYANRRKWVPIFFKSEFWAGMRSTQHSESMHVFYGGYLHCKSGLVQFIHEYDNVLGNNEQKELEDDAADSKGVIPCIGSTGIERQFQQEYTSMDEQKVFWGKPVYHTFMVKFDSLSRKDQCECNKFESAGILCCHTLAVWSYYRVDTVPSCYVLS, encoded by the exons ATGGCTGGTGCTATTAGGAAGGTCCTACCTGATACTGTCCACCGATGGTGCATCTGGCACATAATGAAGAAATCACAATTCAAGCTCGGTGGATACGCTAGGTATGGAGAATTGAATGCAATGATGAAGCACATTGTGTGGAATTCTCCTTTGACTGAATCATTCAAGGTTGATTTGGCTGGTTTCATCAAACAATTTAACTTAGGCCAAAACAGATGGTTAGCAG ACCTTTATGCGAATCGACGGAAGTGGGTTCCAATATTCTTCAAGAGTGAATTTTGGGCAGGCATGAGGAGTACACAGCATAGTGAAAGTATGCACGTATTTTATGGTGGATACCTGCATTGCAAGAGTGGGTTGGTTCAGTTCATCCATGAATACGACAATGTGCTTGGAAACAATGAGCAAAAGGAGCTGGAAGATGATGCTGCGGACTCGAAAGGAGTCATCCCATGTATAGGGAGCACGGGTATTGAGAGACAGTTTCAGCAGGAATACACCAGTA TGGACGAGCAGAAGGTATTCTGGGGGAAGCCTGTCTACCATACTTTCATGGTCAAGTTTGACTCTTTGAGTCGAAAGGATCAGTGCGAGTGCAACAAGTTTGAATCCGCTGGTATATTGTGTTGCCACACCCTTGCGGTGTGGTCATACTACAGAGTTGACACAGTACCGAGCTGCTATGTTCTTTCTTGA